One Oharaeibacter diazotrophicus DNA segment encodes these proteins:
- a CDS encoding SPOR domain-containing protein codes for MKGHAHDPFDDLGSEKPGPNVVVLAVWAGIAGLAAVAAVTAMVFGIGERPVVAPTLARQEIPRTAPVAAPATAPDVGVRFAAAAPAEGGRSDVTTLPDGTTTDVAGEVARLRVENAALRQSSDVLRNQLAILSERIERLEGKFGALTGSIDPAPAVPRLRPAETVPPVTTTGRDVATTRATVTAAPRTEFGIELGSYGDLTAVKAAWRRLLADKPDLFGDLEALATVRDRGGATELLLVAGPFTNAADAADRCTRVEDAGLACLPAFYLGQALAIR; via the coding sequence GTGAAGGGCCACGCCCACGATCCGTTCGACGACCTCGGCAGCGAAAAGCCGGGCCCGAACGTTGTCGTGCTCGCCGTCTGGGCGGGCATCGCCGGCCTCGCCGCGGTCGCCGCGGTGACGGCGATGGTGTTCGGCATCGGCGAACGGCCGGTGGTGGCGCCGACGCTTGCCCGGCAGGAGATCCCGCGGACCGCCCCCGTCGCCGCCCCGGCGACCGCGCCCGACGTCGGCGTCCGATTCGCGGCGGCCGCACCGGCCGAGGGTGGCCGATCCGACGTCACCACCCTGCCCGACGGCACCACCACCGACGTCGCCGGCGAAGTGGCACGGCTGCGCGTCGAGAACGCCGCGCTAAGGCAGTCGTCGGACGTGCTGCGCAACCAACTCGCCATCCTGTCGGAGCGGATCGAGCGCCTCGAGGGCAAGTTCGGCGCACTGACCGGCAGCATCGATCCCGCCCCGGCGGTGCCGCGCCTCCGACCGGCGGAGACGGTCCCGCCGGTGACGACCACCGGCCGCGACGTCGCCACCACGCGCGCCACGGTCACGGCGGCGCCGCGCACCGAATTCGGCATCGAGCTTGGCAGCTACGGCGATCTGACCGCGGTCAAGGCGGCGTGGCGGCGCCTGCTCGCCGACAAGCCGGACCTGTTCGGCGACCTCGAGGCCCTCGCAACCGTCCGCGACCGCGGCGGCGCCACCGAGCTGCTGCTCGTCGCCGGCCCGTTCACCAACGCCGCCGACGCGGCCGACCGCTGCACCCGCGTCGAGGACGCCGGCCTCGCCTGCCTGCCGGCCTTCTACCTCGGCCAGGCCCTCGCGATCCGCTGA
- a CDS encoding esterase-like activity of phytase family protein produces MTRTTLRGALALALLSTTAIAAGAAPVFNRVATFEVTDNLPEDARGKPSVAEIVSATADGNTLVYTDSPQQGVGIVDITDPAAPKAAGFVALGGEPTSVKVVGGKALVGVVTSKSKAEPSGHLAVVDIASKTVESTCDLGGQPDSVAVSPDKAYMAIAIENERDEEVAKGDLPQLPGGFVAVLKLDGGLPACAGLAKVDVTGLAAVAPEDPEPEFVSINGRNEAVVTLQENNHLVVIDLATAKVVNHFSAGTVTLEQVDTEKDGVIDLSGTKKDVAREPDGVVWLDDDRFATANEGDWKGGTRGFTVWNKDGTVVYESGASLEHEVVALGHYNDKRNKKGIEIEGVEAGSFDGDRLLFVASERASVVAVYRDGATPELLQILPSGIGPEGVLAIPARNLLVTANETDLVEDGGVRAHVMIYARAEGTPAYPTIHSAKTADGLPIPFGALSGLAADHAEAGKLYAVSDSVYSTGRILTIDAKTTPATITGALTVTRGGKPAEKLDLEGIATRDGGGFWLASEGNPKKELKNLLLKVSAEGAIEEEIELPAEITAGMTNYGFEGVTTTGAGADETVWLAVQRGWESDPKGTTKLLSYKPATKAWGVVHYPLDAAAEGAWVGLSEVTAVGDRLVLIERDNQIGPKARLKALTSVSLAGLVPAAVGAAEIPTVTKTAVRDLVPDLAAFHGFVVDKVEGFTVDAAGDAYVVTDNDGVDDSSGETYFLKLGKLPTP; encoded by the coding sequence ATGACCCGGACGACCCTTCGCGGCGCCCTCGCCCTGGCGTTGCTGTCGACCACCGCGATCGCAGCCGGCGCCGCGCCCGTCTTCAACCGCGTCGCCACCTTCGAGGTTACCGACAACCTCCCCGAGGACGCCCGCGGCAAGCCGTCGGTCGCCGAGATCGTCTCCGCGACCGCCGACGGCAACACGCTGGTCTACACCGACAGCCCGCAGCAGGGCGTCGGCATCGTCGACATCACCGATCCCGCCGCGCCGAAGGCCGCCGGCTTCGTCGCCCTCGGCGGCGAGCCGACGTCGGTCAAGGTCGTCGGCGGCAAGGCGCTGGTCGGCGTGGTGACGTCGAAGAGCAAGGCCGAGCCGTCGGGCCACCTCGCGGTGGTAGACATCGCCTCGAAGACGGTCGAGTCCACCTGCGACCTCGGCGGCCAGCCGGACTCCGTCGCCGTCTCGCCCGACAAGGCCTACATGGCGATCGCGATCGAGAACGAGCGCGACGAGGAGGTCGCCAAGGGCGATCTGCCGCAGCTGCCGGGCGGCTTCGTCGCCGTGCTGAAGCTCGACGGCGGCCTGCCGGCCTGCGCCGGCCTCGCCAAGGTCGACGTCACCGGCCTCGCGGCGGTCGCGCCGGAGGATCCGGAGCCCGAATTCGTCTCGATCAACGGCCGCAACGAGGCCGTGGTGACGCTGCAGGAGAACAACCACCTCGTGGTGATCGACCTGGCCACCGCCAAGGTCGTGAACCACTTCTCCGCCGGCACGGTGACGCTCGAGCAAGTCGACACCGAGAAGGACGGCGTGATCGACCTCTCGGGCACGAAGAAGGACGTCGCCCGCGAGCCCGACGGCGTCGTCTGGCTCGACGACGACCGCTTCGCCACCGCCAACGAGGGCGACTGGAAGGGCGGCACCCGCGGCTTCACCGTCTGGAACAAGGACGGCACCGTCGTCTACGAATCCGGCGCGTCGCTCGAGCACGAGGTGGTCGCGCTCGGCCACTACAACGACAAGCGCAACAAGAAGGGCATCGAGATCGAGGGCGTCGAGGCCGGCAGCTTCGACGGCGACCGCCTGCTGTTCGTCGCCTCCGAACGCGCCTCGGTGGTCGCGGTCTACCGCGACGGCGCCACGCCCGAACTCCTCCAGATCCTGCCGTCGGGCATCGGTCCCGAGGGCGTGCTGGCGATCCCCGCGCGCAACCTCCTCGTCACCGCCAACGAGACCGACCTCGTCGAGGACGGCGGCGTGCGCGCCCACGTCATGATCTACGCCCGCGCGGAGGGCACCCCGGCCTATCCGACCATCCACTCGGCGAAGACCGCCGACGGCCTGCCGATCCCGTTCGGCGCGCTGTCGGGCCTCGCCGCCGACCACGCCGAGGCCGGCAAGCTCTACGCCGTCTCCGACTCGGTCTATTCGACCGGCCGCATCCTGACGATCGACGCCAAGACCACGCCGGCGACGATCACCGGCGCGCTCACCGTCACCCGTGGCGGCAAGCCGGCCGAGAAGCTCGACCTCGAGGGCATCGCCACCCGCGACGGCGGCGGCTTCTGGCTGGCCTCGGAAGGCAACCCGAAGAAGGAGCTCAAGAACCTCCTGCTGAAGGTCTCCGCCGAGGGCGCGATCGAGGAGGAGATCGAACTGCCGGCCGAGATCACCGCCGGCATGACCAACTACGGCTTCGAGGGCGTCACCACCACCGGCGCCGGCGCGGACGAGACCGTCTGGCTCGCGGTCCAGCGCGGCTGGGAGTCCGATCCGAAGGGCACCACCAAGCTGCTGTCCTACAAGCCGGCCACCAAGGCCTGGGGCGTGGTGCACTACCCGCTCGACGCCGCCGCCGAGGGCGCCTGGGTCGGCCTGTCCGAGGTCACCGCGGTCGGCGACCGCCTCGTCCTGATCGAGCGCGACAACCAGATCGGCCCGAAGGCGCGTCTGAAAGCCCTGACCTCGGTGTCGCTCGCCGGCCTCGTGCCGGCCGCGGTCGGCGCCGCCGAGATCCCGACCGTGACCAAGACGGCTGTCCGCGACCTCGTGCCCGACCTCGCCGCCTTCCACGGCTTCGTGGTCGACAAGGTCGAGGGCTTCACCGTGGACGCGGCCGGCGATGCTTATGTCGTGACCGACAACGACGGCGTCGACGACAGCTCGGGCGAAACCTACTTCCTGAAGCTCGGCAAGCTTCCGACGCCCTGA
- the nrdR gene encoding transcriptional regulator NrdR, with protein MRCPYCGNEDTQVKDSRPTDDGTAIRRRRVCTACGGRFTTFERVQLRELTVVKRSGRRVPFDRDKLVRSVQIALRKRPVEPERVERMVSGIVRQLESAGEPEVPAERIGELVMEGLKNLDDVAYVRFASVYRDFSEAKDFSSVIHELAGDLPRRGD; from the coding sequence ATGCGCTGCCCCTATTGCGGCAACGAGGACACCCAGGTGAAGGACAGCCGTCCGACCGACGACGGTACCGCGATCCGGCGCCGGCGGGTCTGCACGGCCTGCGGCGGCCGCTTCACCACCTTCGAGCGCGTGCAGCTGCGCGAGCTGACCGTGGTCAAGCGCTCCGGAAGGCGCGTGCCGTTCGACCGTGACAAGCTGGTGCGCTCGGTACAAATCGCGCTCCGCAAGCGGCCGGTCGAGCCGGAGCGGGTCGAGCGCATGGTCAGCGGCATCGTGCGTCAGCTCGAGAGCGCGGGCGAGCCGGAGGTGCCGGCCGAGCGCATCGGCGAACTCGTCATGGAGGGCCTCAAGAACCTCGACGACGTCGCCTACGTCCGCTTCGCCTCGGTCTACCGCGACTTCAGCGAGGCCAAGGACTTCTCGAGCGTCATCCACGAACTCGCCGGCGATCTCCCGCGGCGCGGGGACTGA
- a CDS encoding phosphocholine-specific phospholipase C, translated as MAANDRREFLKLIGSGAFAASMTGSIERALAIPAEVRTGTIRDVEHIVVLMQENRSFDHYFGTMRGVRGFEDPRPVRLSTGKTVWAQPSPTGDVLPFRPDANFGEKFLEDVAHGWADGQMAWNEGKYDQWIPAKGVAAMTYYLRKDIPYHFALADAFTVCDNYFCSLIGPTDPNRYHMFSGWVGNDGKGGGPVIDNAEAGYDWSTFPERLQKAGISWKVYQDVGDGLTQAGFWGWTGDPYIGNYGDNSLLYFHQYQNAAEGSPLAQRARTGTNIKVGGTLFDVFAADVKAGRLPKVSYIAAPEAYSEHPNWIPNYGAWYISQILDILTANPEVWAKTVLIINYDENGGFYDHVVPPTAPMSPAHGKSTVSIENEIFEGSASHPEKGPYGFCSRVPMLAISPWSKGGWVNSQVFDHTSVIRFIEKRFEKDHPDIREDNITPWRRAVAGDLTTAFDFTRADSKVPRLPSTAKYAPADRTKRYDDYHAVVPAKQTLPGQEKGMRPARPLPYRIDADLVAEPAKGTVSLAMRNAGSGVAAFFHVRTAGDVIAPRGHTVGARAKLNDALALAAGSTYEVTVHGPNGFYRALRGKMAVAAKSLAVTSSTDHAATAVTLQIRNTGTAAVVARIANVYTGKATNRAIAPGKSAVVRVSAKGNAGWYDLVVTVLGVAGFRQQFAGHVENGKPSYSDPAIGAA; from the coding sequence ATGGCCGCGAACGATCGGCGCGAATTCCTGAAACTGATCGGCAGCGGCGCCTTCGCCGCGTCGATGACCGGCAGCATCGAGCGCGCGCTCGCGATTCCCGCGGAGGTCCGTACCGGCACCATCCGCGACGTCGAGCACATCGTCGTGCTGATGCAGGAGAACCGGTCGTTCGACCACTATTTCGGCACGATGCGCGGCGTCCGCGGCTTCGAGGACCCGCGTCCGGTGCGGCTCTCGACCGGCAAGACCGTGTGGGCGCAGCCCTCGCCGACGGGCGACGTGCTGCCGTTCCGGCCGGATGCGAACTTCGGCGAGAAGTTCCTCGAGGACGTCGCCCACGGCTGGGCCGACGGCCAGATGGCGTGGAACGAGGGCAAGTACGACCAGTGGATCCCCGCCAAGGGCGTGGCGGCGATGACCTACTACCTGCGCAAGGACATCCCCTACCACTTCGCGCTCGCCGACGCCTTCACCGTCTGCGACAACTATTTCTGTTCGCTGATCGGCCCGACCGACCCGAACCGCTACCACATGTTCTCCGGCTGGGTCGGCAACGACGGCAAGGGCGGCGGCCCGGTGATCGACAACGCCGAGGCGGGCTACGACTGGTCGACCTTCCCCGAGCGGCTGCAGAAGGCGGGCATCTCCTGGAAGGTCTACCAGGACGTCGGCGACGGCCTCACCCAGGCCGGCTTCTGGGGCTGGACCGGCGACCCCTACATCGGCAACTACGGCGACAACTCGCTGCTCTACTTCCACCAGTACCAGAACGCGGCCGAGGGCTCGCCGCTCGCCCAGCGCGCCCGCACCGGCACCAACATCAAGGTCGGCGGCACGCTGTTCGACGTCTTCGCCGCCGACGTCAAGGCCGGCCGGCTGCCGAAGGTGTCCTACATCGCCGCGCCGGAAGCCTATTCGGAGCATCCGAACTGGATCCCGAACTACGGCGCCTGGTACATCTCCCAGATCCTCGACATCCTCACCGCCAATCCGGAGGTCTGGGCCAAGACCGTCCTGATCATCAATTACGACGAGAACGGCGGCTTCTACGACCACGTGGTGCCGCCGACCGCGCCGATGTCGCCGGCCCACGGCAAGTCGACGGTGTCGATCGAGAACGAGATCTTCGAGGGTTCGGCCTCCCACCCGGAGAAGGGACCCTACGGCTTCTGCTCGCGCGTGCCGATGCTGGCGATCTCGCCGTGGTCCAAGGGCGGTTGGGTGAACTCGCAGGTGTTCGACCACACCTCGGTGATCCGCTTCATCGAGAAGCGCTTCGAGAAGGATCATCCGGATATCCGCGAGGACAACATCACGCCGTGGCGCCGAGCCGTCGCCGGCGACCTCACCACCGCGTTCGACTTCACCCGCGCCGACTCCAAGGTGCCGCGCCTGCCGTCGACCGCGAAATACGCCCCCGCCGACCGTACCAAGCGCTACGACGACTACCACGCCGTGGTGCCGGCCAAGCAGACGCTGCCGGGCCAGGAGAAGGGCATGCGTCCCGCCCGGCCGCTGCCCTACCGCATCGACGCCGATCTGGTCGCAGAGCCGGCGAAGGGCACGGTCTCGCTCGCCATGCGCAACGCCGGCAGCGGTGTCGCCGCCTTCTTCCACGTCCGCACCGCCGGCGACGTGATCGCCCCGCGCGGCCACACCGTCGGTGCCCGCGCCAAGCTGAACGACGCGCTCGCGCTTGCGGCCGGTTCGACCTACGAGGTCACCGTCCACGGTCCGAACGGCTTCTACCGCGCCCTGCGCGGCAAGATGGCCGTCGCGGCCAAGAGCCTCGCCGTGACCTCGTCGACCGACCACGCCGCCACCGCGGTGACGTTGCAGATCCGCAACACCGGCACGGCCGCCGTGGTCGCCCGGATCGCGAACGTCTACACCGGCAAGGCGACCAACCGGGCGATCGCCCCGGGCAAGAGCGCCGTGGTGCGCGTCTCGGCCAAGGGAAATGCCGGATGGTACGACCTCGTCGTCACCGTCCTCGGTGTCGCCGGCTTCCGCCAGCAGTTCGCCGGCCACGTCGAGAACGGCAAGCCGAGCTACAGCGACCCGGCGATCGGCGCGGCCTGA
- a CDS encoding DUF6898 family protein, which produces MAGPRADEIYFEHTVIGRQVKVAAIDGATGTEVSIVGPASAAPRDLEALALRKLLVRLGRGDGGAGGPGGAAPGGARGGGILA; this is translated from the coding sequence ATGGCCGGACCGCGGGCCGACGAGATCTACTTCGAGCACACCGTGATCGGCCGGCAGGTCAAGGTCGCGGCGATCGACGGCGCGACGGGGACCGAGGTATCGATCGTCGGGCCGGCGTCGGCCGCGCCGCGCGACCTCGAGGCCTTGGCGCTGCGCAAGCTGCTGGTCCGGCTCGGACGCGGCGACGGCGGCGCGGGCGGACCCGGGGGCGCGGCGCCGGGCGGCGCACGGGGCGGCGGCATTCTCGCCTGA
- a CDS encoding DUF502 domain-containing protein yields MGRLRNYFLTGLLVTGPAGITLYLSWAIMSWVDSWVKPYLPSAYNPDTYLPFAVPGYGVIVALVLITLIGFLTANIVGRTLFGYSETMLQRMPLVRNIYKGLKQIFASVLAERGSSFKQAVLVEFPREGVWTIAFVAAPTKGEVAEKLQSTDLLTVYVPTTPNPTGGYLLFVRPDQIRVLDMSVEDAAKLVISFGLVTGDQPAGPFAPKPAPVALPPQAEPARSPEDATV; encoded by the coding sequence GTGGGTCGGCTCAGGAACTATTTTCTCACCGGACTGCTGGTGACCGGCCCCGCCGGCATCACGCTCTATCTCAGCTGGGCGATCATGTCCTGGGTCGACAGCTGGGTGAAACCCTACCTGCCGTCGGCCTACAACCCCGACACCTACCTGCCGTTCGCGGTGCCGGGCTACGGCGTCATCGTCGCGCTGGTGCTGATCACCCTGATCGGCTTCCTCACCGCCAACATCGTCGGCCGCACCCTGTTCGGCTATTCCGAGACGATGCTCCAGCGCATGCCGCTGGTGCGCAACATCTACAAGGGCCTGAAGCAGATCTTCGCCTCGGTGCTGGCCGAGCGCGGGTCGTCGTTCAAGCAGGCGGTGCTGGTTGAGTTCCCGCGCGAGGGGGTGTGGACCATCGCCTTCGTCGCCGCGCCGACCAAGGGCGAGGTGGCCGAGAAACTTCAGTCGACCGACCTGCTCACCGTCTACGTGCCGACGACGCCGAACCCGACCGGCGGCTATCTGCTGTTCGTGCGGCCCGATCAGATCCGCGTCCTCGACATGTCGGTCGAGGACGCCGCCAAGCTCGTGATCTCCTTCGGCCTCGTCACCGGCGACCAGCCGGCCGGCCCGTTCGCGCCGAAGCCGGCCCCGGTCGCGCTGCCGCCGCAGGCGGAGCCGGCGCGCTCGCCCGAGGACGCGACGGTCTGA
- a CDS encoding YbaN family protein — protein sequence MRLLYLAAGFLFLALGIIGALLPVMPTTIFLILAAAAFARSSPRLEKKLLDHPRFGPALVRWRERGAIAPGAKLMASAGMAVGYAGFLAGARPGLPGTVAVGLAMAACGIFVLTRPDS from the coding sequence ATGCGCCTCCTCTATCTCGCCGCCGGCTTCCTGTTCCTCGCGCTCGGCATCATCGGCGCGCTGCTGCCGGTGATGCCGACGACGATCTTCCTGATCCTGGCCGCCGCCGCCTTCGCCCGCTCCTCTCCCCGCCTCGAGAAGAAGCTGCTCGACCATCCGCGCTTCGGCCCGGCCCTGGTGCGCTGGCGCGAGCGCGGCGCCATCGCGCCGGGCGCCAAGCTGATGGCCTCGGCGGGCATGGCCGTCGGCTATGCCGGCTTCCTCGCCGGAGCGCGGCCCGGGCTGCCGGGCACGGTGGCGGTCGGCCTCGCCATGGCCGCCTGCGGCATCTTCGTGCTGACCCGCCCCGACAGCTGA
- the glyA gene encoding serine hydroxymethyltransferase: protein MSSTQSADANFTSGFFDRSLAEADPEIASAVAKELGRQQHEIELIASENIVSKAVLEAQGSVLTNKYAEGYPGKRYYGGCQFVDIAENLAIERVTKLFDCKFANVQPNSGSQANQAVFLALAKPGDTILGLDLASGGHLTHGAKPNLSGKWFNAVAYGVRPQDHRIDMDQVRALAVEHKPKIIIAGGSAYSRVWDFEAFRAIADEVGAYLMVDMAHFAGLVAAGFHPSPFPYAHVATSTTHKTLRGPRGGLVLTNDEDIAKKINSAVFPGLQGGPLMHVIAGKAVAFGEALKPEFKLYIKNVVENAKALAETLRRGGVDIVSGGTDNHLMLVDLRPKGLTGKAVEAALGRADITCNKNGVPFDPEKPTITSGIRLGTPAATSRGFGVAEFQEVGQLILAVLDGLKENGEEGNGSVEAAVKERVRALTDRFPIYG, encoded by the coding sequence ATGTCGAGCACCCAGTCTGCCGATGCGAACTTCACCTCCGGCTTCTTCGACCGCTCGCTCGCCGAGGCGGATCCGGAGATCGCTTCCGCGGTCGCCAAGGAACTCGGCCGCCAGCAGCACGAGATCGAGCTGATCGCCTCGGAGAACATCGTCTCCAAGGCCGTGCTCGAGGCCCAGGGCTCGGTGCTCACCAACAAGTACGCAGAGGGCTACCCGGGCAAGCGCTATTACGGCGGCTGCCAGTTCGTCGACATCGCCGAGAATCTGGCGATCGAGCGCGTCACCAAGCTGTTCGACTGCAAGTTCGCCAACGTGCAGCCGAACTCGGGTTCGCAGGCGAACCAGGCGGTGTTCCTCGCCCTCGCCAAGCCGGGCGACACCATCCTCGGCCTCGACCTCGCCTCGGGCGGCCACCTGACCCACGGTGCCAAGCCGAACCTCTCGGGCAAGTGGTTCAACGCGGTCGCCTACGGCGTGCGTCCGCAGGACCACCGCATCGACATGGATCAGGTCCGCGCGCTCGCCGTCGAGCACAAGCCGAAGATCATCATCGCCGGCGGCTCGGCCTACAGCCGCGTCTGGGACTTCGAGGCCTTCCGCGCGATCGCCGACGAGGTGGGCGCCTACCTGATGGTCGACATGGCCCACTTCGCGGGTCTGGTCGCGGCCGGCTTTCATCCCTCGCCGTTCCCCTACGCCCACGTCGCCACCTCGACCACGCACAAGACCCTGCGCGGTCCGCGCGGCGGCCTCGTGCTGACCAACGACGAGGACATCGCCAAGAAGATCAACTCGGCGGTGTTCCCGGGCCTGCAGGGCGGCCCGCTGATGCACGTCATCGCCGGCAAGGCGGTGGCCTTCGGCGAGGCGCTGAAGCCCGAATTCAAGCTCTACATCAAGAACGTGGTCGAGAACGCGAAGGCGCTTGCCGAAACGCTCCGCCGCGGCGGCGTCGACATCGTCTCGGGCGGCACCGACAACCACCTGATGCTGGTCGACCTGCGCCCGAAGGGCCTGACCGGCAAGGCGGTCGAAGCCGCGCTCGGCCGCGCCGACATCACCTGCAACAAGAACGGCGTGCCGTTCGACCCGGAGAAGCCGACCATCACCTCCGGCATCCGCCTCGGCACCCCGGCCGCCACCTCGCGCGGCTTCGGCGTCGCCGAGTTCCAGGAGGTCGGCCAGCTGATCCTCGCCGTCCTCGACGGCCTGAAGGAGAACGGCGAAGAGGGCAACGGCTCGGTCGAGGCCGCGGTCAAGGAGCGCGTCCGCGCGCTGACCGACCGCTTCCCGATCTACGGCTGA
- a CDS encoding L,D-transpeptidase family protein — MTLRQTIASTTHRAAPSRRAVLKAGLAAGFSAAAFSAEAQTLMAQTEWFENFDTSGPQQAPIRSARPTLSSATAGYTEQAIATYSDIAARGGWNTVPGEQTLKIGVRSGNVVALRQRLAVTGDISASGGNADSFDTFVDDAVRRFQLRHGLNADGVVAGDTLRQLNVPVDVRLRQLEVNLVRARTFAGDLGGRYVMVNIPGAEIETVDADLVHSRHQAVVGKIDRQTPLLVSKINLIKFNPFWTVPKSIIIKDLIPKMQQDSGYLDRQKIHIYDQRGTELDWRNINWNSDEAVNYMFRQDPGDLNSMGSVKIEFPSPEGVYMHDTPSKGLFGENARFHSSGCVRVQNVREYVFWILKNTTDWPQERIIQAMTSGERIDAPVADPVPLYFQYVTAWATPDGIVQFRDDIYQRDGLEVAAQ, encoded by the coding sequence GTGACCCTTCGGCAGACGATCGCCTCGACGACCCATCGCGCCGCGCCGAGCCGCCGCGCCGTGCTGAAGGCCGGCCTCGCCGCCGGGTTCTCCGCCGCGGCCTTCTCGGCCGAGGCGCAGACGCTGATGGCGCAGACCGAGTGGTTCGAGAATTTCGACACCTCCGGTCCGCAGCAGGCGCCGATCCGCTCGGCGCGTCCGACGCTGTCGTCGGCGACCGCCGGCTACACCGAGCAGGCGATCGCCACCTATTCCGACATCGCCGCCCGCGGCGGCTGGAACACCGTGCCCGGCGAGCAGACGCTGAAGATCGGCGTGCGCAGCGGCAACGTGGTCGCCCTGCGCCAACGCCTCGCCGTCACCGGCGACATCTCGGCCAGCGGCGGCAACGCCGACAGCTTCGACACCTTCGTCGACGACGCGGTCCGCCGTTTCCAGCTCCGCCACGGCCTCAACGCCGACGGCGTCGTCGCCGGTGACACGCTGCGCCAACTCAACGTGCCGGTCGACGTCCGGCTGCGCCAGCTCGAGGTCAACCTAGTGCGTGCGCGCACCTTCGCCGGCGACCTCGGCGGCCGCTACGTGATGGTCAACATCCCCGGCGCCGAGATCGAGACCGTCGACGCGGACCTCGTCCATTCCCGCCATCAGGCGGTGGTCGGCAAGATCGACCGCCAGACGCCGCTTCTGGTGTCGAAGATCAACCTGATCAAGTTCAATCCGTTCTGGACGGTCCCGAAGTCCATCATCATCAAGGACCTGATCCCGAAGATGCAGCAGGACTCGGGATACCTGGACCGGCAGAAGATCCACATCTACGACCAGCGCGGCACCGAGCTCGACTGGCGCAACATCAACTGGAACTCGGACGAAGCGGTCAACTACATGTTCCGCCAGGATCCGGGCGACCTCAATTCGATGGGCTCGGTCAAGATCGAGTTCCCCTCGCCGGAAGGCGTCTACATGCACGACACGCCCTCGAAGGGCCTGTTCGGCGAGAACGCGCGCTTCCACTCCTCGGGCTGCGTGCGCGTGCAGAACGTGCGCGAGTACGTGTTCTGGATCCTGAAGAACACCACCGACTGGCCGCAGGAGCGCATCATCCAGGCGATGACCTCGGGCGAGCGCATCGACGCGCCGGTGGCCGATCCGGTGCCGCTCTACTTCCAGTACGTCACCGCCTGGGCGACGCCGGACGGCATCGTCCAGTTCCGCGACGACATCTACCAGCGCGACGGCCTCGAGGTCGCCGCGCAGTGA